In Penicillium oxalicum strain HP7-1 chromosome I, whole genome shotgun sequence, a single window of DNA contains:
- a CDS encoding U2 snRNP component prp10 codes for MSDADIEAVRRLQAERNAAAASKKGSRTFDSSSQRTDNSTKASLTESFDTTLYDRNGSDKFAGYETSIAVNGDDEDDDMEDANGGHRLVGQYTATRSQIDEMAQGNGVEEEDILLGREKAARISDRETDYQKRRFNRGGLTPTRADPFAANADGQDGKDGQTYREVMALRELEKEEERVQKLIAEKRDQGQDMAAEEHQPSLKATQDDTPMPDSGATAEAGKKRKKRWDVGAPENETSEETKPVEVKTKRSRWDEAPAPGAPEEPKRRSRWDLAPAATPVGNQGLATPMHPSQAAGGAAAGFGADPAIRAGDWTDEELDMMLPTEGYKILEPPPGYAPVRNVARKMMATPVPLAGAAGVGGFMMQEPENARSMGKDLPTDIPGVGDLQFFKPEDMAYFGKLMEAGDESTMTVEEMKERKIMRLLLKVKNGTPPMRKTALRQLTDNARNFGAGALFNQILPLLMEKSLEDQERHLLVKVIDRVLYKLDDLVRPYVHKILVVIEPLLIDQDYYARVEGREIISNLSKAAGLATMISTMRPDIDHVDEYVRNTTARAFAVVASALGIPALLPFLRAVCRSKKSWQARHTGVKIVQQIPILMGCAILPHLKGLVDCISDNLSDEQAKVRTVTALAVAALAEAANPYGIESFDEILNPLWTGARKQRGKGLAAFLKAVGYIIPLMDEEYANYYTSQIMEILLREFSSPDEEMKKVVLKVVSQCSSTDGVTANYLKEHVLTDFFKSFWVRRMALDRRNYRQVVDTTVDLGQKVGVGEILERIVNNLKDESEPYRKMTVETIEKLVASLGAADISERLEERLIDGVLFAFQEQSIEDIVILNGFGTVVNALSTRCKPYLPQIVSTILWRLNNKSATVRQQAADLISRIAMVMKQCGEDALMGKLGIVLYEYLGEEYPEVLGSILGALRSIVTVVGINQMQPPIRDLLPRLTPILRNRHEKVQENTIDLVGRIADRGPESVNAREWMRICFELLDMLKAHKKGIRRAANNTFGFIAKAIGPQDVLATLLNNLRVQERQSRVCTAVAIGIVAETCAPFTVLPALMNEYRVPELNVQNGVLKAMSFLFEYIGEMAKDYVYAVTPLLEDALIDRDQVHRQTAASVVKHIALGVVGLGCEDAMVHLLNLVFPNIFETSPHVIDRIIEAIDAIRMAVGTGTVMNYVWAGLFHPARKVRTPYWRLYNDAYVQAADSMVPYYPDLKADGLDRSELDIIV; via the exons ATGTCTGACG CCGATATTGAGGCCGTTCGACGGCTGCAGGCCGAGCGTAATGCAGCTGCTGCTAGTAAAAAAGGTTCTAGGACCTTTGACTCATCTAGTCAGCGCACTGACAACTCGACCAAGGCATCCCTGACTGAATCCTTCGACACAACCCTGTACGATCGAAACGGATCTGACAAATTTGCTGGCTACGAGACATCTATTGCGGTAAatggcgacgatgaggacgacgacaTGGAAGACGCCAATGGCGGTCACCGCTTAGTCGGACAGTACACTGCTACCCGAAGCCAAATCGATGAGATGGCGCAAGGAAACggtgtggaagaagaagatattTTACTTGGTCGTGAGAAAGCCGCCCGTATCTCTGATCGAGAAACTGATTACCAGAAGCGACGGTTCAATCGCGGCGGTCTCACACCCACACGTGCCGATCCTTTTGCTGCCAATGCTGACGGTCAGGATGGAAAAGACGGCCAGACATACCGGGAGGTCATGGCGCTCCGGGAGCttgagaaagaggaggaacgCGTGCAGAAACTCATTGCTGAAAAGCGGGACCAAGGCCAGGACATGGCCGCCGAAGAACATCAACCTTCACTGAAAGCCACACAAGACGACACTCCAATGCCCGATTCTGGCGCCACTGCTGAAGCTGGCAAGAAGCGAAAGAAGCGGTGGGATGTCGGCGCCCCAGAGAACGAGACCTCTGAAGAAACCAAGCCGGTCGAAGTCAAGACCAAGCGCTCTCGTTGGGATGAGGCTCCCGCTCCCGGTGCCCCCGAAGAACCTAAGCGTCGATCGAGATGGGATCTGGCCCCCGCGGCCACACCTGTTGGCAACCAAGGGCTCGCGACACCTATGCATCCGTCTCAGGCGGCCGGCGGCGCGGCAGCAGGCTTTGGAGCTGACCCAGCTATACGGGCTGGAGACTGGACcgatgaagagcttgacATGATGCTGCCCACTGAAGGCTACAAGATTCTGGAACCCCCTCCCGGATACGCCCCTGTTCGGAATGTTGCACGCAAGATGATGGCGACACCGGTGCCATTGGCCGGCGCCGCAGGAGTTGGTGGTTTTATGATGCAGGAACCAGAAAATGCTCGATCTATGGGTAAGGACCTGCCGACCGATATTCCTGGTGTTGGTGACTTGCAGTTCTTCAAGCCCGAGGATATGGCATACTTCGGTAAGCTCAtggaagctggagatgagagTACCATGACagtggaagagatgaaggagcGCAAAATCATGAGACTGCTGTTGAAAGTCAAGAACGGCACACCTCCCATGCGCAAGACTGCGCTGCGTCAGCTTACTGATAATGCGCGAAACTTTGGAGCCGGCGCACTTTTCAATCAGATTTTGCCTCTGCTGATGGAGAAGTCGTTGGAAGATCAAGAGCGCCACTTGCTGGTCAAAGTCATCGACCGTGTTCTGTACAAGCTTGACGACCTTGTGCGCCCCTATGTGCACAAGATCCTGGTTGTGATTGAGCCCTTGCTCATTGATCAAGACTACTATGCTCGTGTTGAGGGCCGAGAGATTATTTCCAATCTTTCCAAGGCTGCCGGTCTTGCCACAATGATCAGTACTATGCGTCCTGATATCGACCACGTGGACGAATACGTACGAAATACCACCGCACGAGCTTTCGCGGTTGTAGCCTCTGCTCTCGGAATTCCGGCGCTTCTGCCTTTCCTACGAGCAGTGTGCCGCAGTAAGAAATCCTGGCAGGCTCGTCACACGGGTGTGAAGATCGTCCAACAGATTCCCATCTTGATGGGGTGCGCCATTCTTCCTCACCTGAAGGGACTCGTCGACTGTATTTCCGACAATCTCAGCGACGAGCAGGCCAAGGTGCGTACAGTCACTGCATTGGCTGTGGCCGCGTTGGCTGAGGCCGCCAACCCTTATGGTATTGAGAGCTTCGACGAGATTCTGAACCCTCTTTGGACCGGCGCCCGCAAGCAGCGGGGCAAGGGTCTTGCTGCGTTCCTGAAAGCTGTGGGCTACATCATTCCACTTATGGACGAAGAATATGCCAACTACTACACCAGTCAGATTATGGAGATTCTGCTTCGAGAGTTCTCTTCGCCAgatgaggaaatgaagaAGGTCGTTCTCAAAGTCGTGTCGCAGTGCTCCAGCACCGATGGTGTGACGGCTAACTACCTTAAGGAACATGTCTTGACCGATTTCTTCAAGAGCTTCTGGGTCCGCCGCATGGCTCTGGATCGAAGAAATTACCGTCAGGTCGTTGATACTACCGTGGACCTCGGCCAAAAGGTCGGTGTTGGGGAGATCCTTGAGCGCATTGTCAACAATTTGAAGGATGAGAGTGAACCCTACCGTAAGATGACCGTTGAGACGATTGAAAAGTTGGTCGCCTCGCTCGGAGCGGCCGACATCTCGGAGCGTTTGGAGGAACGGCTCATTGACGGTGTGCTCTTCGCTTTCCAGGAGCAAAGCATTGAAGACATTGTGATTTTGAACGGGTTTGGCACAGTCGTGAATGCGCTCAGCACTCGATGCAAGCCATACCTGCCTCAGATCGTGTCTACCATCCTTTGGCGGCTGAACAACAAGTCTGCGACGGTGCGTCAACAGGCCGCCGATCTCATCTCCCGCATCGCAATGGTCATGAAGCAATGCGGTGAAGACGCTCTCATGGGGAAGCTGGGTATTGTCCTGTATGAGTATCTTGGAGAAGAGTACCCTGAAGTCCTAGGATCTATTCTAGGTGCTCTGCGGTCCATTGTGACCGTGGTGGGTATCAACCAAATGCAGCCGCCCATTCGTGACCTTTTGCCCCGTCTGACGCCCATCTTGCGTAACCGACACGAGAAGGTGCAGGAGAACACCATTGACCTTGTCGGTCGAATCGCAGACCGTGGCCCGGAATCGGTGAATGCTCGAGAGTGGATGCGTATTTGCTTCGAGCTGCTGGATATGCTCAAGGCTCACAAGAAGGGTATTCGCCGCGCGGCCAACAACACTTTTGGTTTCATTGCCAAGGCCATCGGTCCTCAAGATGTGCTGGCCACTCTCCTCAACAACTTGCGTGTTCAAGAACGTCAGTCTCGCGTGTGCACGGCGGTTGCCATTGGTATTGTTGCCGAAACATGCGCCCCCTTCACGGTGCTCCCGGCGTTGATGAACGAATATCGGGTTCCCGAACTCAACGTGCAAAACGGTGTTCTCAAGGCCATGTCCTTCCTTTTCGAGTACATTGGTGAGATGGCCAAGGACTACGTGTACGCGGTGACGCCTTTGCTCGAGGATGCTCTGATCGACCGTGACCAGGTTCACCGACAGACCGCCGCAAGTGTGGTTAAGCACATTGCCCTCGGCGTCGTTGGCCTAGGCTGTGAGGATGCCATGGTGCACCTGTTGAACTTGGTCTTCCCCAACATCTTCGAAACCAGTCCTCATGTCATTGATCGTATCATCGAGGCAATCGACGCTATTCGTATGGCTGTTGGCACGGGAACTGTCATGAATTACGTCTGGGCCGGACTCTTCCACCCTGCTCGCAAGGTGCGCACTCCTTACTGGCGACTCTACAACGATGCCTACGTCCAAGCGGCGGATTCGATGGTCCCTTACTATCCGGACCTGAAAGCCGACGGCTTGGACCGCTCAGAGTTGGACATTATTGTGTGA